A stretch of Eleutherodactylus coqui strain aEleCoq1 chromosome 2, aEleCoq1.hap1, whole genome shotgun sequence DNA encodes these proteins:
- the LOC136610488 gene encoding olfactory receptor 5F1-like has translation MNQSRLTMFEFSGLTNEPTIAFFLFVFFLLVYMITVMGNVGLFVIVRRTSTLQSPMYYFLSYLSLVDLFYSTTVTPKMISDIVSRRKFISFYGCALQFYFFAALASIDVHLLSNMSYDRYAAICHPLHYVFIMTKAKCLRMVGAAFTLGFLQSSVQTSCIFGLQYCDSNLIDHFYCDVPPLLKLSCSDTFTCSIIITSLIGFYSIGSLTTILISYLFIMVSILKITSSKGRQKAFSTCSSHIMCASIFYVSVFLTYLHSPSSVADKQSKVAAIFYSVMTPMLNPLIYSLRNQEVKTVIVQVVKRRIVTQVMGLALRF, from the coding sequence ATGAATCAAAGCCGACTGACGATGTTTGAGTTTTCCGGACTGACCAATGAGCCAACTATTGCCTTCTTCCTCTTTGTTTTCTTCCTCCTGGTTTACATGataactgtgatgggcaatgttgGGTTGTTCGTCATCGTCCGTAGGACATCCACTCTTCAGTCTCCCATGTATTACTTCCTTAGTTATCTCTCTCTGGTGGACCTCTTCTACTCCACAACAGTTACACCCAAGATGATCTCAGACATTGTTTCCAGGAGGAAGTTCATCTCATTCTATGGATGTGCTCTTCAATTCTACTTCTTTGCAGCTCTGGCTAGCATTGATGTTCACCTGCTCTCGAATATGTCCTATGACCGATACGCTGCTATCTGCCACCCTCTACATTATGTGTTCATAATGACGAAAGCAAAATGTCTCCGTATGGTTGGCGCAGCTTTTACTCTTGGCTTTCTGCAGTCATCAGTACAGACTAGTTGTATATTTGGGCTTCAATATTGTGACTCAAATTTAATTGACCACTTCTACTGTGATGTTCCTCCTCTGCTCAAGCTCTCCTGCTCCGATACCTTCACATGTAGTATAATCATCACATCCCTCATTGGATTTTACAGCATAGGTTCATTGACCACCATCCTGATTTCATACCTTTTCATCATGGTTTCCATTCTAAAGATTACGTCATCTAAGGGCAGACAGAAGGCGTTCAGCACCTGCTCCTCGCACATCATGTGTGCCTCCATCTTCTATGTGTCTGTGTTCCTCACTTACTTACATTCTCCTTCCAGTGTCGCTGACAAGCAAAGTAAAGTGGCCGCCATCTTCTATTCTGTGATGACACCCATGTTGAATCCTCTCATATACAGCCTGAGGAACCAGGAGGTGAAAACAGTCATTGTCCAAGTAGTAAAAAGACGTATAGTTACTCAAGTTATGGGACTTGCGTTGCGTTTTTGA